In one Pseudomonas sp. Bout1 genomic region, the following are encoded:
- a CDS encoding microcin C ABC transporter permease YejB: MFAYIVRRLLLIIPTLVIILLVNFVIVQAAPGGPVEQAIAHLQGIGGGGVGGSSAESLSSGSRASRGLDPKLIKDIEKQYGFDKPAPERLWLMLKSYAQLDFGNSFFRGKSVTDLILEKMPVTISLGLWATLITYLVSIPLGIRKAVRHGSSFDVWSSTAIVIGYAMPAFLFAMFLIVVFAGGTSLNWFPVRGLVSENFDQLGTVGKIADYFWHLVLPVSALVIGGFATLTILTKNSFLNEITRQYVVTARAKGLSERRVLYGHVFRNAMLLVISGIPQAFIAVFFAGSLLIEVIFSLDGLGRMSYEAAVSRDYPVVFGSLFIFTLFGLLIKLIGDLCYTLVDPRIDFAARNA, from the coding sequence ATGTTTGCCTATATCGTGCGGCGCTTGCTGCTGATCATTCCCACCCTGGTGATTATCCTGCTGGTGAACTTCGTCATCGTGCAGGCCGCGCCCGGCGGGCCGGTGGAGCAGGCCATTGCCCACTTACAGGGCATCGGTGGCGGTGGCGTCGGCGGCTCGTCTGCCGAAAGCCTCAGCAGTGGCTCGCGGGCCAGCCGTGGCCTGGACCCGAAGCTGATCAAGGACATCGAGAAACAATACGGCTTCGACAAGCCCGCGCCGGAGCGCCTGTGGCTGATGCTCAAGAGTTACGCCCAGCTGGATTTCGGCAACAGCTTCTTCCGCGGCAAAAGCGTGACCGACCTGATCCTGGAAAAGATGCCGGTGACCATTTCCCTTGGGCTGTGGGCCACGCTGATCACCTACCTGGTGTCGATCCCGCTGGGGATTCGCAAGGCGGTGCGCCATGGCAGCAGTTTTGATGTGTGGAGCAGCACCGCGATCGTGATCGGTTATGCGATGCCGGCGTTCCTGTTTGCGATGTTTCTGATCGTGGTCTTCGCCGGCGGCACCTCGCTGAACTGGTTCCCGGTGCGCGGGCTGGTCTCGGAAAACTTCGACCAGTTGGGCACCGTGGGCAAGATCGCCGATTACTTCTGGCATTTGGTTTTGCCGGTCAGCGCCCTGGTGATCGGTGGGTTCGCCACCTTGACCATCCTCACCAAAAACTCGTTCCTCAATGAAATCACCCGCCAGTATGTGGTCACCGCGCGGGCCAAAGGCTTGAGCGAGCGCCGAGTGCTGTATGGGCATGTGTTTCGCAACGCCATGCTGCTGGTGATTTCGGGAATCCCCCAGGCCTTCATCGCGGTGTTCTTCGCCGGTTCGCTGCTGATCGAGGTGATCTTCTCCCTCGATGGCCTGGGCCGCATGAGCTACGAAGCCGCGGTTTCACGGGACTATCCGGTGGTGTTCGGTTCGTTGTTTATCTTCACGCTGTTTGGCCTTTTGATAAAACTCATCGGTGACCTCTGCTACACCCTGGTGGACCCGCGTATCGACTTCGCCGCGAGGAACGCCTGA
- a CDS encoding acetoacetate--CoA ligase yields MSDILWQPSPERIHTTRMDQFRRFINDRHALQISDYPALHQWSIDQRPDFWQAIVEFFDVQFRTPPSAVLIEGAEMPSAQWFPGATLNFAEHLLRRRDDHPAVVAISEDGQREQLTYAELARHVAGLQRSLRAAGVGVGDRVAACMPNTWQTLVGMLATTSLGAIWSCSSPDFGTQGVIDRFGQIEPKVLITCAGYRYAGKVIDQSTKLNEILDRLPSLQQLIIVPYARPQARPEDYQTRAAVALWDDFYSPGDQPDFVAVPFDHPLYILYSSGTTGVPKCIIHGTGGVLLTHLKEHGLHADLSRDDCLFYYTTCGWMMWNWLVSVLAIGATAVLYDGSPFHPGPERLMDLIDEENISVFGTSPKFLATLEKAGLQPRLSHDLGSLKGLISTGSPLSPQSYDYVYREIKPELCLSSMSGGTDIVSCFVIGNPVLPVRRGEMQCKSLAMAIEVWDDQGRPLVGEKGELVCTRHFPAMPIGFWNDPHQEKLRASYFSQFPGVWCQGDYAEQRPNASLLIHGRSDAVLNPGGVRIGTAEIYRQVEKVPQVLESLAIGQRWQDDVRVVLFVRLNDGVELDDALEQQIRQVIRANTTPRHVPAKILAVTDIPRTISGKIVELAVRNVVHGEAVKNTDALANPEALEQFRDRRELTER; encoded by the coding sequence ATGTCCGACATCCTCTGGCAACCTTCCCCCGAGCGCATCCACACCACCCGGATGGACCAGTTCCGGCGCTTTATCAATGATCGCCATGCCTTGCAGATCAGCGACTACCCGGCCCTGCACCAGTGGAGCATCGATCAGCGGCCAGACTTCTGGCAGGCGATTGTCGAATTCTTCGACGTGCAGTTCCGCACGCCACCCAGCGCGGTGTTGATCGAAGGCGCCGAGATGCCCAGCGCCCAGTGGTTTCCCGGCGCGACCCTGAACTTTGCCGAACACCTGCTGCGCCGCCGCGACGATCACCCCGCCGTGGTCGCCATCAGCGAAGACGGCCAACGCGAACAACTGACCTACGCCGAACTGGCCCGCCACGTTGCCGGCCTGCAACGCAGCCTGCGGGCAGCCGGTGTGGGCGTGGGTGACCGGGTGGCCGCGTGCATGCCCAACACCTGGCAAACCCTGGTGGGCATGCTCGCCACCACCAGCCTCGGCGCAATCTGGTCATGCTCCTCGCCCGACTTTGGCACCCAGGGCGTGATCGACCGCTTCGGCCAGATAGAACCCAAGGTGCTGATCACCTGCGCCGGCTACCGCTATGCCGGCAAGGTTATCGACCAGAGCACCAAGCTCAATGAAATCCTCGACCGCCTGCCGTCCCTGCAACAGCTGATCATCGTGCCGTACGCCCGCCCGCAAGCGCGTCCCGAGGATTATCAGACCCGGGCCGCGGTTGCACTCTGGGACGACTTCTACAGCCCCGGCGACCAGCCCGACTTCGTCGCCGTGCCGTTCGATCATCCGCTGTACATCCTGTATTCCAGCGGCACCACCGGCGTGCCCAAGTGCATCATCCACGGCACCGGCGGCGTTCTGCTTACCCACCTCAAGGAACACGGCCTGCACGCCGACCTGTCGCGCGATGACTGCCTGTTCTACTACACCACCTGTGGCTGGATGATGTGGAACTGGCTGGTGTCGGTGCTGGCCATCGGCGCCACCGCCGTGCTGTATGACGGCTCACCCTTTCACCCCGGCCCGGAACGCCTGATGGACCTGATCGATGAGGAAAACATCAGCGTATTTGGCACCAGTCCGAAATTCCTCGCGACCCTGGAAAAAGCCGGCCTGCAACCGCGCCTGAGCCATGACCTGGGCAGCCTCAAAGGCTTGATCTCCACCGGCTCACCGCTGTCGCCCCAGAGCTACGACTACGTGTACCGCGAGATCAAGCCCGAGCTGTGTCTGTCGTCGATGTCTGGCGGTACCGACATCGTCTCCTGCTTCGTGATCGGCAACCCGGTATTGCCGGTGCGCCGCGGTGAGATGCAGTGCAAGAGCCTGGCGATGGCCATCGAAGTGTGGGACGACCAGGGCCGCCCGCTGGTCGGCGAAAAGGGCGAGTTGGTGTGCACCCGACACTTCCCGGCAATGCCCATCGGCTTTTGGAATGACCCGCATCAGGAAAAGCTGCGCGCCTCGTATTTCAGCCAGTTCCCCGGCGTGTGGTGCCAGGGTGACTACGCCGAACAAAGGCCCAACGCCAGCTTGTTGATCCATGGCCGCTCGGACGCCGTGCTCAACCCCGGCGGCGTACGCATCGGCACCGCCGAGATTTATCGTCAGGTAGAAAAGGTGCCGCAGGTACTGGAAAGCCTGGCTATCGGGCAGCGCTGGCAAGACGACGTGCGGGTGGTACTGTTTGTGCGCCTCAACGACGGTGTAGAACTCGACGACGCCCTGGAGCAGCAGATTCGCCAGGTGATTCGCGCCAACACCACACCGCGCCATGTACCGGCGAAGATCCTGGCGGTGACGGACATTCCGCGCACTATCAGCGGCAAGATTGTCGAACTGGCGGTGCGCAACGTGGTGCATGGCGAGGCGGTCAAAAACACCGACGCCCTGGCCAACCCCGAAGCCCTGGAGCAATTTCGTGATCGCCGGGAACTGACAGAAAGATGA
- a CDS encoding sigma-54 interaction domain-containing protein, whose product MNTTGSLKDYPYVRGLAIQSLFQIIEQSSEGTVIVDGDANIVWMNERYAKRFGLKSANEAIGQPCEQVISNSLLRQVVRNDQPILLDIQDTPKGPLVVMRLPIHDDAGKVIGAIGFALFDELRNLSPLIERYLSMQQELASTRSLLRSRQSKYNFAHFIGTSAASLEVKRRARRSASADSPVLLLGETGTGKELLAQAIHGASPRAHKAFVSINSAAIPHDLLEAEFFGTAPGAFTGADRKGRPGKLQIAQGGTLFLDEIGDMPLPLQSKLLRVLQEKEYEPVGSNEMIHSDVRVIAATSMDLEAAIKRGEFRADLYYRLNVLPIQVPPLRERLDDLPALSEAILEELRSQHELDREALALLAQHAWPGNIRELRNVLERAALLSDDLVLDAREIRAAIGTFSPVGHSSVQTVEGERFSAARERFDRQVIGAALKACEGNVVEAAKRLGLGRSTLYKKMVALGIA is encoded by the coding sequence ATGAACACCACCGGCAGCCTCAAGGATTACCCATACGTTCGTGGCCTGGCGATCCAGTCATTGTTCCAGATCATCGAGCAGTCCAGCGAAGGCACGGTGATTGTCGACGGCGACGCGAATATTGTCTGGATGAACGAGCGCTACGCCAAGCGTTTCGGCCTGAAAAGCGCCAATGAGGCCATCGGCCAACCCTGTGAACAGGTGATATCCAACAGCCTGTTGCGCCAGGTGGTACGCAACGACCAGCCCATTTTGCTGGACATCCAGGACACCCCCAAAGGCCCGCTGGTGGTGATGCGCCTGCCGATTCACGACGATGCCGGCAAGGTGATCGGCGCGATCGGGTTTGCGCTGTTTGATGAGCTGCGCAACCTGTCGCCGCTGATCGAGCGCTACCTGAGCATGCAGCAGGAACTGGCTTCCACCCGGTCGTTATTGAGGTCGCGGCAGAGCAAGTACAACTTCGCGCACTTTATCGGTACCAGCGCGGCCAGCCTGGAAGTCAAACGCCGGGCGCGGCGCAGTGCGAGCGCGGATTCGCCGGTGTTGCTGCTGGGAGAAACCGGCACCGGCAAGGAATTGCTGGCCCAGGCGATTCACGGTGCATCGCCTCGCGCCCACAAAGCCTTTGTGAGCATCAACAGCGCGGCCATTCCGCATGATTTGCTGGAAGCTGAATTCTTCGGCACCGCCCCCGGCGCGTTTACCGGCGCCGACCGCAAGGGTCGCCCCGGCAAGCTGCAAATTGCCCAGGGCGGCACGCTGTTTCTCGATGAGATCGGCGACATGCCGCTGCCGCTGCAAAGCAAGTTGCTGCGCGTGTTGCAGGAGAAAGAGTACGAGCCGGTGGGTTCCAACGAGATGATCCACAGTGATGTACGGGTAATTGCTGCCACGTCGATGGATCTGGAAGCGGCGATCAAGCGCGGCGAGTTTCGGGCAGACCTGTATTACCGGCTGAATGTGCTGCCGATCCAGGTGCCGCCGTTGCGTGAGCGGCTGGATGACTTACCGGCGCTGAGTGAGGCGATTCTGGAGGAGTTGCGCAGCCAGCATGAACTGGACCGCGAGGCGTTGGCGTTGCTAGCGCAGCATGCGTGGCCGGGGAATATCCGCGAACTGCGCAATGTGCTGGAGCGGGCGGCGTTGTTGAGTGATGACCTGGTGCTGGATGCCCGTGAAATTCGCGCGGCGATTGGTACGTTCAGCCCGGTGGGGCACAGTTCGGTGCAGACCGTTGAGGGCGAGCGTTTCAGTGCGGCCAGGGAGCGCTTTGACCGCCAGGTGATTGGCGCGGCGTTGAAGGCGTGTGAGGGCAATGTGGTGGAAGCGGCGAAGCGTCTGGGGCTGGGTCGGTCGACTTTGTACAAGAAAATGGTCGCGCTGGGCATCGCTTAG
- a CDS encoding 3-hydroxybutyrate dehydrogenase gives MTTLNGKTALVTGSTSGIGLGIALSLAKAGANLILNGFGDASAAIAQVQAFGGKVGHHPADVSDPAQIAEMIAYAEREFGGIDILVNNAGIQHVAPVDAFPVERWDSIIAINLSSVFHSTRLSLPGMKAKGWGRIVNIASVHGLVGSVGKAAYVAAKHGVIGLTKVVGLETAQSNVTCNAICPGWVLTPLVQKQIDDRIATGVDPQQAQQDLLAEKQPSLEFVTPPQLGELVLFLCSEAGSQVRGAAWNIDGGWLAQ, from the coding sequence ATGACGACATTGAACGGCAAGACCGCCCTGGTCACCGGCTCCACCAGCGGCATCGGCCTGGGCATCGCCCTGAGCCTGGCCAAGGCCGGCGCCAACCTGATCCTCAACGGTTTCGGCGATGCCAGCGCGGCGATCGCCCAGGTGCAGGCCTTTGGCGGCAAGGTCGGGCATCACCCCGCCGACGTCAGTGACCCGGCGCAGATCGCTGAGATGATCGCCTACGCCGAGCGCGAGTTTGGCGGCATCGACATTCTGGTGAACAACGCCGGGATCCAGCATGTGGCGCCGGTGGATGCGTTCCCGGTGGAGCGCTGGGACTCGATCATTGCGATCAACCTGTCGTCGGTGTTCCACAGCACCCGCCTGAGTTTGCCAGGCATGAAGGCCAAAGGCTGGGGGCGCATCGTCAACATTGCCTCGGTGCACGGCTTGGTGGGTTCGGTGGGCAAGGCGGCCTACGTCGCTGCCAAGCACGGGGTGATCGGGCTGACCAAGGTGGTGGGCCTGGAGACGGCCCAGAGTAATGTCACCTGCAACGCCATTTGCCCGGGCTGGGTATTGACGCCACTGGTGCAGAAGCAGATTGACGATCGCATCGCCACCGGGGTTGACCCGCAGCAGGCGCAGCAGGATCTGCTGGCCGAGAAGCAGCCGTCGCTGGAGTTCGTGACGCCACCGCAACTGGGGGAACTGGTGTTGTTCCTGTGCAGCGAAGCCGGCAGCCAGGTGCGTGGCGCGGCGTGGAATATCGACGGCGGCTGGCTGGCCCAGTAA
- a CDS encoding ABC transporter ATP-binding protein, whose translation MTENLIEIRDLSVAFNGQTVVRNLCLDVRPGECLALVGESGSGKSVTAHSILQLLPEAGTDTTGSVRYRGQELLGASPATLQKLRGNRIAMIFQEPMTSLNPLHSIEKQIGETLLLHKGLGGKQAQARILELLELVGIQKPRERLKAYPHQLSGGQRQRVMIAMALACEPELLIADEPTTALDVTVQRKILLLLKSLQQRLGMSLLLISHDLNLVRSIAQRVCVMKAGEIVEQAECETLFCAPRHPYSRLLLDAEPAGIALSHDTRETVLQVDDLSVQFPLGGGLLRRKQYLQAVDGISLTVQRGKTLGIVGESGSGKSTLGQAILRLLDSSGTIRFQGAALEGLTQKQMQPWRKQMQVVFQDPFGSLSPRMSVAQIISEGLEVHAPCSLKDREAQVIRVLEDVGLDPASRHRYPHEFSGGQRQRIAIARALVLKPALMLLDEPTSALDRTVQKQVVALLLELQEKYGLTYLFISHDLAVVRALAHDMIVIKDGKVVERGPSDEVFAAPQHPYTQELLAAAHP comes from the coding sequence ATGACTGAAAACCTGATCGAGATTCGCGATCTGAGCGTCGCCTTCAACGGCCAGACCGTGGTGCGCAACCTGTGCCTGGACGTACGCCCCGGCGAGTGCCTGGCGCTGGTGGGCGAGTCGGGTTCGGGCAAGTCGGTGACCGCCCATTCGATCCTGCAACTGCTGCCCGAAGCCGGCACCGACACCACCGGCTCGGTACGTTATCGCGGCCAGGAACTGCTCGGCGCCTCGCCCGCCACCCTGCAAAAGCTGCGGGGCAACCGGATTGCAATGATTTTCCAGGAGCCGATGACCTCCCTCAATCCGTTGCACAGCATCGAGAAACAGATCGGCGAAACCCTGCTGCTGCATAAGGGCCTGGGCGGCAAACAGGCGCAGGCGCGGATCCTTGAATTGCTCGAACTGGTGGGCATCCAGAAGCCCCGGGAGCGCCTCAAGGCTTACCCCCACCAACTCTCCGGCGGCCAGCGCCAGCGGGTGATGATTGCCATGGCCCTGGCCTGCGAGCCGGAACTGTTGATCGCCGACGAACCCACCACCGCACTGGATGTGACCGTGCAGCGCAAGATCTTGCTGCTGCTCAAGTCCCTGCAACAACGCCTGGGCATGTCGCTGCTATTGATCAGCCACGACCTCAACCTGGTGCGCAGCATTGCCCAGCGGGTGTGCGTGATGAAGGCCGGGGAGATTGTCGAGCAGGCAGAGTGCGAAACCCTGTTCTGCGCCCCCAGGCACCCTTACAGCCGCTTGCTGCTGGATGCCGAACCGGCGGGCATCGCCCTGAGCCACGACACGCGCGAAACGGTGTTGCAGGTGGATGACCTGAGCGTGCAGTTCCCGTTGGGTGGCGGGCTGTTGCGCCGCAAGCAGTACCTGCAGGCCGTGGACGGCATCAGCCTGACGGTGCAGCGCGGCAAGACCTTGGGGATTGTCGGCGAGTCCGGCTCGGGCAAATCGACGCTGGGCCAGGCGATTTTGCGCTTGCTGGATTCCAGCGGCACGATTCGTTTCCAGGGTGCGGCCCTCGAGGGCCTGACGCAAAAGCAGATGCAGCCGTGGCGCAAGCAGATGCAGGTGGTATTCCAGGACCCGTTCGGCAGCCTCAGCCCGCGAATGTCGGTGGCGCAGATCATCAGCGAAGGCCTGGAAGTGCATGCCCCGTGCAGCCTCAAGGACCGCGAAGCCCAAGTGATCCGCGTGCTGGAAGACGTGGGCCTGGACCCCGCCAGCCGCCATCGCTACCCCCACGAATTCTCCGGGGGCCAGCGCCAGCGCATCGCCATTGCCCGCGCGTTGGTGCTCAAGCCGGCACTGATGCTGCTGGATGAACCCACCTCGGCGCTGGACCGTACCGTGCAAAAACAGGTGGTGGCCTTGTTGCTTGAGCTACAGGAAAAGTACGGCCTGACCTACCTGTTTATCAGCCATGACCTGGCGGTGGTGCGGGCCCTGGCCCACGACATGATCGTGATCAAGGACGGCAAGGTGGTGGAACGCGGGCCGAGCGATGAAGTGTTTGCCGCGCCGCAACACCCCTACACCCAGGAACTCCTCGCGGCGGCGCACCCATGA
- a CDS encoding GntP family permease, with protein sequence MSVIIALAALALLMLAAYRGYSVILFAPIAALSAVLLTDPSAVAPAFTGVFMEKMVGFLKLYFPVFLLGAVFGKLIEISGFSRSIVAAAIQLLGTRQAMLVIVLVCALLTYGGVSLFVVVFAVYPFAAEMFRQSNIPKRLLPATIALGAFSFTMDALPGTPQIQNIIPSTFFNTTAWAAPWLGLIGTIFVFCAGMLYLARQRNKAQRAGEGYGTELRNEPQTAEDIKLPNPWIALSPLLLVGIMNLLFTHWIPLWYGKTHTLSLPGMSAPVQTEVAKLTAIWAVQAALLVGIIVVLVFGFSAIRSKLAEGSKSAVSGALLAAMNTASEYGFGAVIASLPGFLVLADWLKGIPNPLVNEAITVTLLAGITGSASGGMSIALAAMSQSFISAAHAANIPLEVLHRVAAMASGGMDTLPHNGAVITLLAVTGLTHREAYKDIFGITIIKTLAVFVVIGTFYATGIV encoded by the coding sequence ATGAGTGTGATCATTGCCCTCGCGGCCCTGGCGCTGCTGATGCTGGCCGCCTACCGTGGCTACAGCGTCATCCTGTTCGCCCCCATCGCCGCCCTCAGCGCCGTGCTGCTCACCGACCCTTCCGCCGTCGCACCTGCCTTCACCGGGGTGTTCATGGAAAAAATGGTCGGCTTTCTCAAACTGTACTTCCCGGTGTTCCTGCTCGGCGCAGTGTTCGGCAAGCTGATTGAAATTTCCGGCTTCTCGCGCTCCATCGTCGCCGCCGCCATCCAGTTGCTCGGCACCCGCCAGGCGATGCTGGTGATCGTGCTGGTGTGCGCTCTGCTGACCTACGGCGGCGTATCGCTGTTCGTGGTGGTGTTCGCGGTGTACCCGTTCGCCGCCGAGATGTTCCGCCAGAGCAATATCCCCAAGCGCCTGCTGCCGGCGACCATCGCCCTCGGCGCGTTCTCGTTCACCATGGACGCCCTGCCCGGTACGCCACAGATCCAGAACATCATCCCCAGCACCTTCTTCAACACCACCGCCTGGGCCGCGCCGTGGCTGGGACTGATCGGCACCATTTTTGTGTTCTGCGCCGGCATGCTGTACCTGGCCCGCCAGCGCAACAAGGCCCAGCGTGCCGGTGAAGGCTATGGCACCGAGCTGCGCAACGAGCCGCAGACCGCCGAAGACATCAAGTTGCCCAACCCGTGGATCGCCCTGTCGCCACTGCTGCTGGTGGGCATCATGAACCTGTTGTTCACCCATTGGATTCCACTGTGGTACGGCAAGACCCACACCCTGAGCCTGCCGGGCATGAGCGCGCCGGTGCAGACCGAAGTCGCCAAGCTGACGGCCATCTGGGCGGTGCAGGCGGCGTTGCTGGTGGGGATTATCGTGGTGCTGGTGTTTGGCTTCTCGGCGATTCGCAGCAAGCTCGCCGAGGGCAGTAAAAGCGCAGTCAGCGGTGCGTTGCTGGCGGCGATGAACACCGCTTCGGAATATGGTTTTGGCGCGGTGATCGCCTCCTTGCCAGGCTTCCTGGTGCTGGCGGACTGGCTCAAGGGCATCCCCAACCCGCTGGTCAACGAAGCAATTACCGTGACCCTGCTGGCCGGTATCACAGGCTCCGCCTCGGGCGGCATGAGCATTGCGCTGGCGGCCATGTCGCAGAGCTTTATTTCAGCGGCCCATGCGGCCAATATCCCTCTTGAAGTGCTGCACCGGGTCGCAGCCATGGCCAGCGGCGGTATGGACACCCTGCCCCACAACGGCGCCGTGATCACGCTGCTGGCGGTCACCGGGCTGACCCACCGCGAAGCCTATAAGGATATTTTCGGCATCACGATCATCAAGACCCTCGCGGTGTTCGTGGTGATTGGTACTTTCTACGCCACCGGCATTGTGTGA
- a CDS encoding ABC transporter permease, with the protein MLKLSPVARRRFERFKKNRRGWWSLWLFIGLFILTLGGELIANDKPLVLSYQNQLYFPVFKRYTEQAFGGQLPFQADYRSEYVQNLIKKDGGWMLFPPIPFSDDTPNYELTRPAPSPPSSVNWLGTDDQSRDVLARVIFGARVSILFALALTAISAAIGIAAGALQGYYGGWVDLLGQRILEVWSGLPVLYLLIILSGFVEPNFWWLLGIMALFSWLALVDVVRAEFLRGRNLEYVKAARALGLGDGKIIRRHILPNAMTATLSYLPFILTGAISTLSALDFLGFGMPAGSASLGELIGQGKQNLQAPWLGLTAFFTLALILSLLVFIGEALRDAFDPRS; encoded by the coding sequence ATGCTCAAGCTCTCTCCCGTGGCCCGTCGGCGCTTTGAACGCTTCAAGAAAAACCGCCGTGGCTGGTGGTCGCTGTGGTTGTTTATCGGCCTGTTTATCCTGACCCTCGGCGGCGAGCTGATCGCCAATGACAAACCCTTGGTGCTCAGTTACCAGAACCAGCTGTATTTCCCGGTGTTCAAGCGCTACACCGAGCAGGCGTTCGGCGGGCAGTTGCCATTCCAGGCGGACTACCGCAGTGAATACGTGCAGAACCTGATCAAGAAAGATGGCGGCTGGATGCTATTCCCGCCGATCCCGTTCAGCGACGACACGCCCAACTATGAACTGACCCGCCCTGCCCCCAGCCCGCCATCGAGCGTGAACTGGCTGGGCACCGATGACCAGTCCCGCGATGTGCTGGCGCGGGTGATCTTTGGCGCAAGGGTGTCGATTCTGTTTGCCCTGGCACTCACCGCCATCAGCGCCGCCATCGGCATCGCTGCCGGGGCCTTGCAGGGTTACTACGGTGGCTGGGTGGACCTGCTCGGGCAACGAATCCTGGAAGTGTGGTCCGGGCTGCCGGTGCTGTACCTGCTGATCATCCTGTCGGGGTTTGTCGAGCCGAATTTCTGGTGGCTGCTGGGGATCATGGCGCTGTTTTCGTGGCTGGCGCTGGTGGACGTGGTGCGCGCCGAGTTCCTGCGGGGGCGCAACCTGGAGTACGTCAAGGCCGCCCGGGCGTTAGGCCTGGGGGACGGCAAGATCATCCGCCGGCACATCCTGCCGAACGCGATGACCGCCACCCTGAGCTATTTGCCGTTCATTCTGACCGGGGCGATTTCCACCTTGAGTGCCCTGGACTTCCTCGGCTTCGGCATGCCCGCCGGCAGCGCCTCCTTGGGTGAACTGATCGGCCAGGGCAAGCAGAACCTGCAAGCGCCGTGGCTGGGGCTTACGGCGTTTTTCACCCTGGCGCTGATCCTGTCGTTGCTGGTGTTTATCGGCGAGGCGTTGCGTGACGCCTTCGACCCACGCTCATGA